One Alnus glutinosa chromosome 3, dhAlnGlut1.1, whole genome shotgun sequence genomic region harbors:
- the LOC133862524 gene encoding linoleate 13S-lipoxygenase 3-1, chloroplastic-like, producing the protein MAMAKEIMGVSLIDRSSFLTKQNKFVVNPFALPLEKRRAVPLRKVVRGPVAAISEDLVKKALPPPVPSDKTEKLKVRAVVTVRNKSKEDFKDSIVKHLDAFTDKIGRNVVLQLVSTEIDPKTKAPKRSNEAGLRDWSKKSNVKAERVNYTAEFMVNSSFGVPGAITVSNNHQREFFLETITIEGFACGPVHFFCNSWVQSRKDHPGKRILFSNKPYLPSETPAGLRSLREKELREIRGDGKGARKLCDRIYDFDVYNDLGNPDRGIDFARPTLGGEKIPYPRRCRTGRPPTDTDMQAESRVEKPLPMYVPRDEQFEESKQDSFSAGRLKAVLHNLIPSLKASISADNHEFKGFSEIDNLYSEGVLLKLGLQDELLKKLPLPKVVSNMQQSNRGLIKYDTPKILSKDKFAWLRDDEFGRQAIAGINPVSIERLKVFPPVSKLDPEIYGPQESALKEEHILGYINGMTVQQALEENKLFIVDHHDAYLPFLDRINALDGRKAYATRSIFFLTPLGTLKPIAIELSLPLSGPTSRSKRVVTPAVDATTNWMWQLAKAHSCSNDAGVHQLVNHWLRTHAALEPFILAAHRHMSAMHPIFKLLDPHMRYTLEINALARQNLINADGVIESCFTPGRYAMEISAAAYKSFWRFDMENLPADLIRRGMAVPDPTQPHGLKLLIEDYPYATDGLLIWSALENWVRTYVNRYYPNSSLICNDRELQAWYSESVNVGHGDLCHESWWPTLANADDLVSILTTLIWLASAQHAALNFGQYPYGGYVPNRPPLMRRLIPDQNDPEYANFFADPQKYFLSALPGVLQTTKFMAVVDTLSTHSPDEEYLGERQQPSTWSGDAQIVEAFYEFSAEIRRIEKEIDRRNLDSGLRNRCGAGVLPYELLAPSSGPGVTCRGVPNSVSI; encoded by the exons ATGGCAATGGCTAAAGAAATCATGGGTGTTTCTCTGATTGACAGGTCTTCATTTCTGACGAAGCAGAACAAGTTCGTTGTTAACCCATTCGCGCTGCCTTTGGAGAAAAGGAGGGCGGTGCCTTTGAGGAAGGTCGTGAGGGGTCCTGTGGCGGCTATCAGTGAGGATTTGGTCAAGAAAGCTCTGCCTCCGCCTGTGCCTTCAGATAAAACAGAGAAGCTTAAGGTGAGAGCCGTGGTGACGGTGAGGAATAAGAGCAAGGAGGACTTCAAGGATTCGATTGTGAAGCATTTGGATGCTTTCACTGACAAGATAGGGAGGAATGTTGTTCTCCAGCTTGTCAGCACTGAAATTGATCCAA AAACAAAGGCTCCAAAGAGAAGCAATGAAGCTGGGCTAAGGGACTGGTCAAAGAAATCAAATGTGAAAGCAGAGAGGGTTAATTACACTGCTGAATTTATGGTCAACTCTAGTTTTGGTGTCCCCGGAGCGATCACAGTGTCGAACAACCACCAAAGGGAATTCTTCTTGGAGACTATCACCATTGAAGGGTTTGCTTGTGGTCCAGTCCACTTCTTCTGCAACTCGTGGGTGCAATCTAGGAAAGATCATCCTGGAAAGAGGATACTCTTCTCCAATAAG CCATATCTACCAAGCGAAACGCCTGCAGGGCTCCGATCGTTAAGAGAAAAAGAGCTTAGAGAAATAAGGGGCGATGGCAAAGGAGCCAGAAAATTATGTGACAGGATATACGACTTTGATGTGTACAATGATTTGGGAAATCCAGATAGGGGAATTGATTTTGCTCGCCCAACTCTTGGAGGTGAAAAAATTCCATATCCTAGACGGTGTCGTACTGGCCGGCCTCCTACTGACACTG ATATGCAGGCAGAAAGCAGGGTTGAGAAGCCATTGCCAATGTACGTGCCTAGAGATGAACAATTTGAGGAGTCAAAGCAGGACTCATTTTCTGCTGGGAGGCTTAAAGCAGTGCTTCACAACTTGATACCATCATTGAAAGCCAGCATCTCGGCTGATAACCACGAGTTCAAAGGATTTTCAGAAATCGACAACCTCTACAGTGAAGGTGTCCTCCTTAAACTAGGGTTACAAGATGAACTCCTAAAGAAGCTTCCATTGCCTAAGGTTGTCAGCAATATGCAACAGTCCAATAGGGGACTTATCAAATATGATACCCCCAAGATACTTTCCA AGGACAAGTTTGCGTGGTTGCGAGACGATGAATTTGGGCGGCAAGCAATTGCAGGGATCAATCCAGTGAGTATTGAGAGGCTTAAGGTGTTCCCTCCTGTGAGCAAGCTTGATCCTGAAATCTATGGTCCCCAGGAGTCTGCACTGAAAGAAGAACATATTTTGGGCTATATAAATGGCATGACAGTTCAGCAGGCACTGGAGGAAAATAAGCTGTTTATAGTGGATCACCATGATGCTTACCTTCCATTTCTGGACAGGATAAATGCTCTTGATGGCCGGAAGGCTTATGCAACTCGTAGCATATTTTTCTTGACCCCTCTTGGGACTCTTAAGCCCATTGCTATAGAACTTAGCCTTCCTCTTTCTGGACCAACTTCTCGATCAAAGCGCGTAGTTACACCTGCAGTGGATGCAACTACCAATTGGATGTGGCAGCTTGCCAAGGCTCATTCCTGCTCCAATGATGCCGGGGTGCACCAACTCGTTAACCACTG GTTGCGTACCCACGCTGCCCTCGAACCCTTCATATTGGCTGCACACAGGCATATGAGTGCGATGCACCCCATATTCAAGCTTTTAGACCCTCACATGCGATATACATTGGAGATCAATGCCTTGGCCCGCCAAAATCTAATCAATGCTGATGGTGTCATCGAGTCTTGCTTCACTCCTGGTCGCTATGCCATGGAGATAAGTGCCGCAGCATATAAAAGCTTTTGGCGCTTTGACATGGAAAACCTTCCAGCCGATCTTATTCGCAG GGGTATGGCAGTGCCTGACCCAACGCAGCCACATGGTCTAAAGCTCCTAATCGAAGACTACCCATATGCCACAGATGGGCTCCTAATCTGGTCTGCACTTGAGAACTGGGTGCGCACCTATGTGAACCGCTACTACCCAAATTCGAGCTTAATTTGCAACGACAGAGAGCTACAAGCTTGGTACTCCGAGTCCGTCAATGTTGGCCATGGCGATCTTTGCCACGAAAGCTGGTGGCCGACATTGGCTAACGCTGATGATCTGGTCTCAATCCTCACCACCCTCATCTGGCTAGCATCAGCACAGCATGCTGCTCTTAATTTTGGGCAGTACCCGTATGGCGGATACGTGCCAAACCGTCCACCCTTAATGCGAAGATTAATACCCGATCAAAATGACCCCGAGTATGCTAATTTCTTTGCTGATCCACAAAAATATTTCCTCTCGGCATTGCCTGGTGTACTACAAACAACCAAGTTCATGGCAGTGGTTGACACTCTTTCAACCCACTCGCCCGACGAGGAGTACCTCGGGGAGAGACAACAACCATCAACTTGGTCCGGTGATGCCCAAATTGTTGAGGCATTTTACGAGTTCTCGGCGGAGATCAGACGGATAGAGAAAGAGATTGACAGGAGGAACCTTGACAGTGGCCTTAGGAATCGGTGTGGAGCTGGGGTGTTACCATATGAGCTCCTTGCGCCGAGCTCGGGGCCTGGTGTAACATGTAGAGGGGTTCCAAATAGTGTGTCAATATGA